One Gimesia aquarii DNA segment encodes these proteins:
- a CDS encoding phosphoglycerate kinase, which translates to MAKKTIENVDVAGKAVLMRVDFNVPLDDNLKITDDRRVRMALPSIKSVVDRGGRVILMSHLGRPKGDGGDAKFSLKPTASCLGELLGQDVAFATDTIGDDAKAKVAGLESGQVLILENLRFNPGEKKGDAAFASELAAFADIYCNDAFGTCHRTDASMVAVPEAMAGKPKVVGFLVAKEIQYLTDVIANPERPFVAILGGAKVSDKIKVIDNLLGICDKVLIGGAMAYTFALAEGGQVGDSLVEKDKVDLASELIQKGGDKLMLPVDTHCGDDFSGDCNKQVVKAGAIPDGFEGLDIGPETAKLYAETVKSAKTVVWNGPMGVFEMAPFDEGTKAVAQAIADSNSTSIIGGGDSAAAVQQLGFADQVSHVSTGGGASLAMLEGQEFAAVNLLDEA; encoded by the coding sequence ATGGCAAAGAAGACAATCGAAAATGTAGACGTTGCAGGTAAGGCTGTATTAATGCGAGTGGACTTTAATGTTCCACTGGATGATAATCTGAAAATTACGGATGATCGTCGTGTCCGGATGGCACTCCCATCTATAAAATCGGTCGTTGATCGTGGGGGACGTGTGATATTAATGAGTCATCTTGGTCGTCCGAAAGGTGATGGTGGAGATGCGAAGTTCAGTTTGAAACCGACTGCCTCCTGCCTGGGTGAGTTATTGGGTCAGGATGTGGCATTTGCTACTGATACGATAGGTGATGATGCGAAAGCCAAAGTGGCAGGTTTGGAATCAGGACAGGTGTTGATTCTGGAAAATCTGCGTTTCAATCCCGGTGAGAAAAAAGGCGATGCCGCATTCGCAAGCGAGTTAGCGGCCTTTGCTGATATTTATTGCAACGACGCCTTCGGGACTTGCCACCGCACAGATGCTTCGATGGTCGCTGTGCCGGAAGCGATGGCAGGCAAACCGAAAGTCGTTGGTTTTCTGGTTGCCAAAGAGATTCAGTATCTGACGGATGTGATTGCAAATCCGGAACGTCCCTTTGTCGCCATATTGGGTGGGGCTAAAGTTTCTGATAAAATCAAAGTTATCGATAATTTGCTGGGAATTTGTGACAAAGTGCTGATCGGTGGAGCCATGGCTTATACCTTTGCGCTTGCAGAGGGGGGGCAGGTCGGTGACAGTCTGGTCGAAAAAGACAAAGTCGATTTGGCCAGCGAATTAATTCAGAAGGGGGGCGATAAATTAATGCTGCCCGTTGATACCCATTGTGGCGACGACTTCAGCGGCGACTGTAATAAACAGGTTGTAAAAGCAGGTGCGATTCCCGATGGTTTTGAAGGACTAGATATCGGACCGGAAACTGCAAAGCTGTATGCAGAAACCGTCAAATCTGCCAAGACCGTTGTCTGGAATGGCCCGATGGGAGTCTTCGAAATGGCACCCTTCGATGAAGGGACAAAAGCAGTCGCGCAGGCAATCGCCGATAGCAATTCGACTAGTATTATTGGTGGCGGTGATAGTGCCGCTGCGGTACAGCAACTCGGGTTTGCCGATCAGGTTTCTCACGTCAGTACCGGTGGGGGGGCTAGTCTGGCAATGCTGGAAGGCCAGGAATTCGCGGCTGTCAATCTTCTGGATGAGGCATAA
- the frr gene encoding ribosome recycling factor yields the protein MDQDEILLDAEERMDKAVHVLQGQLQGIRTGRATPGLVDSIRVDYYGSPTPLKQMANVSVPEPQQILIRPFDAQMVGEISKAIQASNIGLAPNSDGRVVRLNIPPLSTERRRQLVSRVKELAEEARVSIRNIRRDANKHADQAEKDKLMGEDERDNTKSDVQDLTKKYEGKVNSIAGAKEKDVMDD from the coding sequence ATGGACCAAGACGAAATTTTACTCGATGCTGAAGAGAGAATGGACAAAGCGGTTCACGTTTTGCAAGGTCAGTTACAAGGCATTCGAACAGGTCGTGCGACACCAGGGCTTGTGGATTCGATTCGTGTAGATTATTACGGTTCACCGACTCCATTAAAGCAAATGGCGAACGTCAGTGTTCCAGAGCCTCAACAGATTCTGATTCGTCCTTTCGACGCGCAAATGGTGGGAGAGATTTCCAAAGCCATTCAAGCCAGCAACATCGGATTGGCACCAAATAGTGACGGGCGTGTGGTTCGATTAAATATTCCCCCACTCTCTACTGAACGTCGCCGTCAGCTTGTCTCGCGTGTGAAAGAATTAGCAGAAGAGGCCCGTGTTTCGATCAGAAACATCCGTCGCGATGCGAATAAGCATGCTGACCAGGCAGAAAAAGATAAGTTGATGGGTGAAGACGAACGCGATAATACGAAGTCCGATGTGCAGGACCTGACCAAAAAATACGAAGGCAAGGTCAACAGCATCGCAGGTGCAAAAGAAAAAGACGTTATGGACGACTAG
- a CDS encoding CBS domain-containing protein, producing the protein MNKPMLAKDIMVTKLITLTPDMDVLEAIGLLLSHRISGAPVVDAENRVLGVFSERCCMEVLIKANYEQLPSSQIFPFVDTEARVITEDTDLLTIAQIFLSTATRRLPVVRDDRYLVGQISRRDLLQAENKNLRFESTESAEINLLYLSGIIERAESPIS; encoded by the coding sequence ATGAACAAACCAATGCTTGCAAAAGACATTATGGTAACGAAGTTAATCACTTTAACTCCGGACATGGATGTTCTCGAAGCAATCGGGTTGTTATTGAGCCATCGTATTTCAGGAGCTCCCGTAGTTGATGCAGAAAATAGAGTGTTGGGAGTGTTCTCTGAACGCTGTTGCATGGAAGTTTTGATTAAAGCGAATTACGAACAGCTTCCCTCTTCGCAGATTTTTCCTTTCGTGGATACCGAAGCAAGAGTTATTACAGAAGATACTGATTTACTAACAATTGCCCAAATCTTTCTCAGCACTGCAACGCGCCGGCTGCCTGTGGTACGCGATGATCGCTATCTGGTAGGCCAAATCAGTCGTCGTGATCTGTTACAGGCTGAAAACAAAAATTTACGATTTGAATCAACTGAGTCTGCTGAAATTAATCTGCTTTACCTAAGTGGAATTATTGAGCGGGCCGAGTCTCCCATTTCCTGA
- a CDS encoding AAA family ATPase: MSNRVEIDGVGLHLGRADQTSSEWIGQHEALKQLLACWLVIDEKDMPLTPRLVGTPGIGKTSLAIAGARTRDQELFIYQCTADTRPEDLLVTPVLAESGKIAYHASPLVTAMIRGGICVLDEGNRMNEKSWASLAPLLDHRRYIESIVAGLTIPAHPEFRCAVTMNEDESTFEIPDYILSRLQPSITLEHPNREDEKMILHYHIPFADEHMLDLTVDFLQQSHSLKLDFSTRDGINVLRLALKRAAQDKDHPLSKDVIWLESLKSCLGEDALDLESLSEKRTQSLGGNMMPMGLGDFFFSPDNPLHPDRDEDDDDELDFDDEPEKY, translated from the coding sequence ATGTCAAATAGAGTGGAAATAGATGGGGTTGGTTTACACCTGGGCCGTGCTGACCAGACAAGCAGTGAATGGATCGGTCAACATGAAGCATTAAAACAGCTGCTTGCCTGCTGGCTCGTGATTGATGAGAAAGACATGCCACTCACACCGCGTCTGGTTGGAACACCGGGAATTGGCAAAACTTCGCTCGCCATCGCAGGTGCGCGAACCAGAGATCAAGAGCTCTTCATTTATCAATGTACCGCTGACACACGACCGGAAGATCTGTTAGTCACCCCTGTTCTCGCCGAGAGTGGCAAGATTGCCTACCATGCTTCCCCACTGGTAACTGCAATGATTCGTGGTGGTATATGTGTACTTGATGAAGGCAACCGGATGAATGAAAAATCATGGGCCAGCCTCGCACCACTTCTTGACCACCGCCGTTATATTGAATCAATTGTTGCCGGTCTGACAATTCCGGCTCATCCCGAATTTCGATGTGCCGTGACCATGAATGAAGATGAATCCACGTTTGAAATTCCCGATTATATCCTCAGCCGTCTGCAACCCAGCATTACTCTGGAACACCCTAATCGGGAAGATGAAAAGATGATCTTGCATTATCATATCCCCTTTGCAGACGAGCACATGCTCGACTTGACGGTCGATTTTTTACAACAGTCTCATAGTTTAAAGCTCGATTTTTCAACCCGCGATGGAATTAATGTTTTAAGACTGGCATTGAAGCGGGCCGCTCAAGATAAAGATCACCCTCTCAGCAAAGATGTGATCTGGCTGGAATCACTCAAAAGCTGTCTGGGTGAGGATGCTTTAGATTTGGAGTCATTGTCCGAAAAACGAACACAAAGCCTGGGTGGAAATATGATGCCCATGGGACTGGGAGATTTCTTTTTCTCACCCGACAACCCATTACACCCAGACCGCGATGAAGATGATGATGATGAATTGGACTTTGATGATGAGCCGGAAAAGTATTAG
- a CDS encoding PQQ-binding-like beta-propeller repeat protein — translation MATFSVPCSAQPLRNLDQSELQNFFPTSRTYSKSYQEALKLIGEEKYAISIPELQKVLEAPEDYIFSKKDSGFVSLKHLAQQSMAELPPEGKRIYSQQYGATAEQLLIQAKEQHDVNLLQDVVRRYFFTIAGANAAYSLGAYYFERGDFWAAIQQWDALRNQHDLAGTKEPHLTFKLAVCWYHIGNLGKSRQALMRLARLTQGEAYQFPNGKRVPLFTADENPVEWLSRLVGNPDLKAAQEQKSWAMYRGGPSRLASARFAVPSTKPFWRFSTINHSSRNDLQAAPLLEELVQKLRKHRRKHFEGVLPAASPIIVNDKVIFRTHRNLKAVSLSTGELSWETTLTDALYHELLKDAENSDQEFSGAPQTPLEKYLAQRAWQDYTAGHLSSDGKLVFSVENVGFIGGFYHFTMRDKENIRVPKSFNRLIAFEVDSGKFMWEVGGPRLQNAIDYSGHYFLGPPLPLDGKLYCLAEEGREFRLLVLDSQTGKTLWTQSLYRSNNSIANDYTTDRRSVDHVRRRLGLSPSYAHGVIVCQTGSSCTIGIDAVNRRLLWRKLEEDGEIDPRLAVYSSMTYKNVEGWAEFAPIIVGDRVLIHSRKQQSIQCLNLFDGRLLWSRPRKDNLFVAAIHEGKILLVGNDQIEAIKVSDGSLAWPKSALIGAPSGRGVVVKDTYYQPVETGEILCIRLSDGFVLVRSQIKTATAIGNLVAAKGMIVSQNETEVVGFQSVESIWQQIRLASQSNRPDDLALAQLLRGELELYAGDVDQAMQKIEKSIQIKPTLRAKRLYAELLLSKLEYNFNQHQNQKAKIEKFLVNDKQKQQFFKILAINYQRQGNIEGAFQNYFRLSELKNVFHAEKTHAGSFVRMDRWIRAQIEFIAGRASSRQRALIRSLFSEYYTNYLVNAERSDLERFIYCCGNLPESQQVRVALIRLFEQAINESSETQQQQLHRKLMLHLEHLRTSKQPLMTAFATAKLAEIYLQLNRYSQAAELLKELETRWPDLICMDGKTAAQLVREWRSESDFQKWEQAHSSWPEDAAQVYQGEHPKGQNLSLPVELIGLSNSLFDNYRIEIGPAKEFLFAFDGQGKQQWAFPLIEAEIEVPGQPYFSARVYQQYLIVNFGSHFFVLDTLNASSTHPPELLWKQRMIAGPPSVRDYISIERNGQTPVLRDFLVRNMDRELLGKIGAVNEEFITYQIGNELIAAELLTGKILWKRQGIVNGSRHFGDADHVIVVASESFSSHSRYVLFSGQNGEVLRSFKLDEGESPKFAFNRFLLTETKEPRRLQLRDLTTGKAIWSQELSESSIYTLGQNYEVVLIDDERTISFLDLRTGEKQFNVKEKVSAQHTSVFMLQNSRQYLLFASQPFRRKKGVSYRLLSATSIGFNGGIVYSIDRKTGELMWSCPLESQGVDLSLFLDLPVIVFGRQTSNGHPSREGPQIDLQLVDLRSGKVILNETTRSNRSRIWIVPDVDRKNILVEPFQIRLSYEEPPVAAQKP, via the coding sequence TTGGCTACATTTTCCGTTCCTTGTAGCGCCCAACCGTTACGTAATCTGGATCAGTCAGAACTGCAAAATTTCTTTCCGACGAGCCGTACGTACTCAAAAAGTTATCAAGAAGCTTTAAAGTTAATTGGAGAGGAAAAGTATGCGATCTCAATTCCTGAGTTGCAGAAGGTATTAGAAGCACCGGAAGATTACATTTTCAGTAAAAAAGATTCTGGGTTTGTCAGCCTAAAACATTTGGCACAACAGTCGATGGCTGAATTGCCACCTGAAGGAAAACGAATTTATTCGCAGCAGTATGGAGCTACAGCAGAACAACTCTTGATTCAGGCAAAAGAACAACATGATGTGAATCTGTTACAAGACGTTGTTCGACGTTATTTCTTTACGATAGCAGGTGCGAATGCAGCTTACTCCCTAGGGGCTTATTATTTTGAGCGGGGAGATTTCTGGGCAGCGATCCAGCAGTGGGATGCTTTGCGTAATCAGCATGATTTAGCGGGAACGAAGGAGCCACATCTCACCTTCAAACTAGCCGTCTGCTGGTATCATATCGGTAATTTGGGAAAATCCCGTCAAGCATTGATGCGGTTAGCACGCTTGACTCAGGGAGAAGCATATCAATTTCCGAATGGAAAAAGAGTGCCATTGTTTACAGCTGATGAAAATCCCGTGGAATGGTTGTCCCGTCTGGTTGGTAATCCCGACTTGAAAGCAGCACAGGAACAAAAAAGTTGGGCCATGTATCGTGGTGGTCCTTCACGTTTGGCATCGGCCCGGTTTGCTGTTCCTTCGACGAAACCGTTTTGGCGTTTTTCTACAATCAATCATTCGAGTCGTAATGATCTACAAGCAGCACCTTTGTTAGAAGAGCTAGTTCAGAAACTGAGGAAACATCGCCGCAAACACTTTGAAGGAGTACTACCTGCGGCTAGCCCTATAATTGTGAATGATAAGGTTATTTTCAGAACACATCGCAATTTGAAGGCTGTCTCTCTTTCGACGGGCGAATTGAGTTGGGAAACTACATTAACCGATGCACTCTATCATGAATTGCTAAAAGATGCAGAGAATTCAGATCAGGAATTTTCTGGCGCCCCTCAGACTCCATTAGAAAAATATCTGGCACAACGCGCCTGGCAGGATTATACCGCCGGGCATTTGAGTTCGGATGGGAAGCTGGTCTTTAGCGTCGAAAATGTAGGATTTATTGGAGGGTTTTATCACTTCACGATGCGGGATAAGGAAAATATACGAGTCCCAAAATCTTTCAATCGCCTTATTGCTTTTGAAGTCGATTCTGGAAAGTTTATGTGGGAGGTCGGTGGTCCCCGTCTACAAAATGCGATTGATTACTCAGGCCATTATTTCTTAGGCCCCCCATTACCGTTAGATGGAAAACTTTACTGTCTGGCAGAGGAAGGACGGGAATTTCGACTTTTAGTTTTGGATTCTCAAACAGGGAAAACACTCTGGACACAATCGTTGTATCGTAGTAACAACTCGATTGCGAATGACTATACCACAGATCGTCGATCCGTAGATCACGTGCGTCGCAGACTGGGCCTGAGCCCCTCTTATGCACATGGCGTGATTGTCTGTCAGACTGGAAGCAGTTGTACAATCGGCATCGATGCCGTCAATCGCAGATTGCTGTGGAGAAAACTTGAGGAAGATGGCGAAATAGACCCTAGGCTAGCGGTTTACTCAAGTATGACCTACAAAAATGTAGAAGGTTGGGCAGAATTTGCTCCGATCATTGTGGGGGATCGAGTTTTGATTCATTCCCGCAAACAGCAAAGTATTCAATGCCTGAATCTTTTCGATGGAAGATTATTATGGTCACGTCCTCGTAAGGATAACCTTTTCGTGGCTGCCATTCATGAAGGGAAAATATTATTAGTTGGTAATGATCAAATTGAAGCGATTAAAGTGAGTGATGGTTCACTCGCCTGGCCAAAATCGGCTCTGATTGGCGCACCAAGTGGGCGAGGAGTTGTTGTCAAAGATACCTATTATCAACCAGTTGAAACTGGTGAGATCTTGTGCATACGTCTCTCTGATGGTTTTGTACTCGTACGATCACAAATCAAAACAGCGACAGCAATTGGAAATCTCGTCGCCGCAAAGGGAATGATTGTCTCTCAGAATGAGACAGAAGTTGTTGGCTTTCAGTCTGTGGAATCAATCTGGCAACAAATTCGTCTTGCCAGTCAATCTAATCGGCCGGATGATTTAGCATTGGCCCAGCTGTTGCGCGGCGAGCTTGAATTATATGCCGGTGATGTTGATCAGGCGATGCAGAAAATAGAGAAATCGATTCAAATTAAGCCTACTTTACGAGCAAAACGGCTTTATGCAGAACTGTTACTAAGTAAGTTGGAGTACAACTTCAATCAGCATCAAAATCAAAAAGCGAAAATAGAGAAATTCCTGGTTAACGATAAGCAAAAGCAGCAATTTTTTAAAATTCTGGCGATCAATTACCAAAGGCAAGGCAATATTGAAGGCGCATTTCAAAATTATTTCCGACTTTCAGAGCTCAAGAATGTTTTCCATGCGGAAAAAACGCATGCCGGTTCATTTGTACGTATGGATCGTTGGATTCGAGCTCAAATCGAATTTATCGCCGGGCGTGCATCTTCAAGGCAACGAGCTCTGATTAGGTCTCTCTTTTCCGAATATTATACGAATTATCTTGTGAACGCAGAACGGTCTGACTTGGAACGTTTTATTTATTGTTGTGGTAATCTACCAGAATCACAGCAAGTCCGGGTTGCGCTGATTCGATTATTTGAGCAAGCCATCAATGAGAGTTCAGAAACACAACAACAGCAGCTTCATCGAAAATTGATGCTACACCTTGAGCATCTGAGAACTTCAAAGCAACCACTCATGACTGCGTTTGCTACTGCAAAGCTAGCGGAAATTTATCTTCAGTTGAATCGTTATTCGCAGGCTGCCGAGTTATTGAAGGAATTGGAGACACGTTGGCCGGATCTGATTTGTATGGATGGAAAAACTGCGGCGCAGTTAGTTCGGGAATGGCGTTCTGAGTCAGATTTTCAGAAATGGGAGCAGGCTCATTCCAGTTGGCCAGAAGATGCAGCTCAAGTTTATCAGGGTGAACATCCAAAGGGGCAGAATTTATCTTTGCCGGTTGAGTTGATTGGCCTCTCGAATTCACTCTTTGATAATTACCGAATTGAGATTGGTCCCGCAAAAGAATTTCTTTTCGCGTTTGACGGTCAGGGAAAACAACAATGGGCTTTTCCGTTGATTGAAGCAGAAATTGAAGTGCCAGGCCAACCTTATTTTTCTGCGCGAGTCTATCAACAATATCTGATTGTTAATTTTGGCTCTCATTTTTTTGTGCTTGATACTTTGAATGCAAGTTCCACGCATCCACCTGAATTATTATGGAAGCAAAGGATGATTGCAGGCCCACCAAGTGTACGTGATTATATTTCCATAGAACGCAACGGGCAAACTCCCGTGTTACGCGATTTTTTAGTGCGAAACATGGATCGTGAGTTATTAGGAAAAATCGGTGCAGTTAACGAAGAGTTTATCACATATCAGATCGGCAATGAATTGATTGCAGCAGAATTGCTGACAGGAAAAATATTATGGAAGCGACAGGGAATTGTAAACGGCAGCAGGCATTTTGGCGATGCAGATCATGTCATCGTGGTTGCTTCTGAATCGTTTTCATCTCATTCACGCTATGTCTTATTTAGTGGTCAGAATGGTGAGGTACTACGTTCATTCAAACTTGACGAAGGTGAGTCTCCCAAATTTGCTTTTAACCGGTTCTTGCTCACAGAAACAAAAGAGCCCCGTCGACTGCAATTACGAGATTTAACAACTGGCAAAGCGATCTGGAGTCAAGAGTTAAGTGAGTCTTCGATTTACACTCTTGGACAAAATTATGAAGTTGTACTGATCGATGATGAGAGAACCATTTCATTTCTGGATTTGAGAACGGGTGAAAAGCAGTTTAATGTCAAAGAAAAAGTTTCCGCTCAACATACAAGTGTGTTTATGCTGCAAAATTCACGGCAGTATTTGCTGTTTGCCAGTCAGCCGTTTCGTAGGAAAAAAGGCGTTTCGTATCGTTTATTAAGTGCGACTTCAATCGGCTTTAATGGGGGGATAGTCTATTCTATAGACCGTAAGACTGGCGAATTAATGTGGTCATGCCCATTGGAATCTCAAGGAGTGGATCTCTCACTGTTTCTCGATCTTCCGGTGATAGTCTTTGGAAGACAAACAAGTAATGGGCATCCCTCAAGAGAGGGGCCGCAGATTGATTTGCAGTTAGTTGATTTACGTAGTGGAAAAGTAATTTTGAATGAAACGACTCGAAGCAATCGGTCGCGTATCTGGATTGTGCCTGATGTAGACCGAAAAAACATTCTAGTTGAACCATTCCAGATCAGGCTCAGCTATGAAGAGCCACCTGTTGCTGCGCAGAAACCGTAG
- a CDS encoding peroxiredoxin — MTGLYRKTFSSLCGVLCLCGFSANGFGQVSGPPGKVDVGDSAPAFTATDDQGKGWKSTDYVGKKVLVVYFYPADLTGGCTKQACGFRDDMKKLQGKDVEVVGVSGDSARNHRLFKKEHDLNFTLLADEDGKVAKKFGVPLRPGGTIKRTIDGKEESLTRGVTAARWTFVIDKNGKVVMKNTKVKAADDSKAILKLVNNLK; from the coding sequence ATGACAGGTTTGTATCGTAAAACTTTCTCTTCGTTGTGCGGTGTTTTGTGTTTATGTGGTTTTTCAGCGAATGGGTTTGGTCAGGTTTCAGGTCCTCCTGGAAAAGTGGATGTCGGCGATTCTGCGCCTGCTTTCACTGCGACAGATGATCAAGGCAAAGGCTGGAAATCGACAGACTATGTTGGCAAAAAAGTACTGGTTGTTTATTTCTATCCTGCAGACTTAACTGGTGGCTGCACAAAGCAGGCATGCGGATTTCGAGATGATATGAAAAAGCTTCAAGGTAAAGATGTAGAGGTGGTTGGAGTCAGTGGCGACTCTGCAAGAAATCACCGGCTCTTTAAAAAGGAGCATGACCTCAATTTCACTCTGCTGGCTGATGAAGATGGAAAGGTGGCTAAGAAGTTTGGTGTTCCCTTAAGACCTGGTGGCACTATTAAGCGAACAATTGATGGCAAAGAAGAATCATTGACCCGAGGTGTGACGGCTGCCCGTTGGACTTTTGTGATTGACAAGAATGGTAAAGTTGTCATGAAAAATACCAAAGTGAAAGCAGCAGACGACAGTAAAGCGATTCTGAAGCTCGTCAACAACTTGAAATAG